The following are encoded in a window of Polynucleobacter sp. AP-Kolm-20A-A1 genomic DNA:
- a CDS encoding ABC transporter permease, with product MSRWQRFKNSRMGYASLWIFMVLFGLSMCAELIANDKPLVVRYEGHFYFPIIKSQPETVFGGDFSTPTDFLDPDIRQNITSNGNWAIYPPVHYSYETLNYFSQVPNPAPPSWENWLGTDDRGRDVLARLIYGFRLSILFGLALTIVGVSVGIITGSLMGFFGGKFDLVSQRIIEIWSAMPELYLLIIFASIFNPSVSLLIILLAAFGWMGLSDYVRAEFFRNRALEYVRAARALGLTNVQIMWRHILPNSLTPVITFLPFRMSAAILSLTSLDFLGLGVPPGTPSLGELLSQGKSNLDAWWISLSTFVVLVATLLLLTFMGEALRNAFDSRKAGVMNGGRS from the coding sequence ATGAGTCGTTGGCAGCGCTTTAAAAATAGTCGCATGGGTTATGCGAGCCTATGGATCTTCATGGTGCTCTTTGGTTTATCAATGTGCGCCGAGCTAATTGCAAATGACAAACCTTTAGTGGTGCGTTATGAAGGCCATTTTTATTTCCCGATTATTAAGAGCCAGCCAGAAACGGTTTTTGGTGGAGATTTCTCTACGCCTACAGATTTCTTGGACCCGGATATTCGTCAGAACATTACTAGCAATGGAAATTGGGCAATCTATCCGCCAGTTCACTATAGCTACGAGACGCTAAATTATTTTTCTCAAGTGCCAAATCCAGCTCCACCCTCTTGGGAGAACTGGTTAGGAACTGATGATCGCGGGCGTGATGTTCTGGCGCGCTTAATTTATGGCTTCCGTCTGTCCATCCTCTTTGGTTTGGCGCTCACGATTGTTGGGGTGAGTGTGGGCATCATCACGGGATCTTTAATGGGATTTTTTGGTGGCAAGTTTGACCTAGTCTCGCAACGCATTATCGAAATCTGGTCGGCTATGCCCGAGCTTTATCTGTTGATTATTTTTGCCTCAATCTTTAATCCCAGCGTTTCCTTGCTGATTATTTTGTTAGCAGCCTTCGGATGGATGGGCTTATCGGATTACGTACGAGCAGAATTTTTCCGCAATCGCGCTTTAGAGTATGTGAGGGCCGCAAGAGCGTTGGGCCTGACGAATGTGCAAATCATGTGGCGTCACATTTTGCCTAATAGCTTGACGCCAGTGATTACTTTTTTACCTTTCCGCATGAGTGCCGCCATTTTGTCTTTGACAAGCCTGGACTTCTTGGGCTTAGGTGTTCCCCCAGGCACGCCAAGTCTTGGGGAGCTGCTCTCTCAAGGAAAAAGCAATCTAGATGCTTGGTGGATTTCCTTATCGACTTTTGTGGTCTTGGTGGCAACCTTGTTGCTATTAACCTTTATGGGCGAAGCATTACGCAATGCTTTTGATTCACGCAAAGCT
- a CDS encoding microcin C ABC transporter permease YejB translates to MRAYIFKRLLLMIPTILGVLTLTFAVVQFVPGGPVEQMVLELKGKGSAATGGSESSGSGSTYRGRQGVDAQRLEEVKALYGFDKPPLERYFMMLGRFARFDLGQSYYQHESVWRLVVSKLPVSISIGLWTFFITYLVSIPLGIAKAVRDGSRFDAITSSMILVGYAIPGFVLGVLLLVVFGGGSFLQIFPLRGLTSDNWSDLSLIGKVMDYLWHLVLPITASVLGSFAVVTMLTKNSFLEEIRKQYVLTARAKGLTEKQVLWKHVFRNALLPLVTGFPAAFIGAFFTGSLLIETLFSLDGLGLLSYESVMRRDYPVVFGTLYLFTLIGLFTKLISDLCYVYVDPRIQFGAGGGS, encoded by the coding sequence ATGCGCGCCTATATTTTCAAACGTTTGCTCTTGATGATTCCTACCATCTTGGGCGTGCTAACTCTCACCTTTGCGGTGGTGCAATTTGTTCCAGGTGGTCCCGTAGAGCAAATGGTGCTTGAGTTAAAAGGTAAAGGCAGTGCCGCAACTGGTGGCTCTGAATCTTCCGGCTCTGGTTCAACTTATCGCGGTCGACAAGGTGTCGATGCGCAGCGCTTAGAAGAAGTTAAAGCGCTGTATGGTTTTGACAAGCCACCCTTAGAGCGTTATTTCATGATGTTGGGGCGTTTTGCTAGATTCGATTTGGGTCAAAGCTATTACCAGCATGAGAGCGTATGGCGATTGGTAGTTTCTAAATTGCCGGTGTCCATCAGCATTGGCTTGTGGACCTTCTTTATTACTTATTTGGTATCCATTCCTTTGGGTATTGCAAAGGCCGTACGCGATGGCTCACGCTTTGATGCAATCACGAGCAGCATGATTCTGGTGGGTTATGCCATTCCAGGGTTTGTGCTTGGAGTCTTATTGCTGGTGGTGTTTGGCGGAGGTAGTTTCTTACAGATATTTCCGCTGCGAGGACTGACTTCGGATAACTGGAGCGATCTCAGTTTGATTGGCAAAGTCATGGATTACTTATGGCATTTGGTGCTGCCAATTACTGCGTCTGTTCTCGGCAGCTTTGCGGTAGTGACAATGCTTACGAAAAATTCTTTCTTGGAAGAGATTCGCAAACAATACGTTCTGACCGCAAGAGCTAAAGGGCTTACTGAGAAGCAGGTTCTATGGAAGCATGTATTTCGTAATGCACTCTTGCCGTTGGTAACTGGTTTCCCGGCAGCATTTATTGGGGCATTTTTCACTGGGTCACTATTGATCGAGACGCTGTTTTCTCTTGATGGGCTTGGTCTGCTCTCCTATGAGTCCGTGATGCGTCGCGATTACCCAGTAGTCTTTGGCACTCTGTATTTATTCACCTTGATTGGTCTGTTCACTAAATTAATTTCAGATCTTTGCTACGTTTATGTAGACCCACGCATTCAGTTTGGTGCAGGAGGGGGCTCATGA